The Onychomys torridus chromosome 2, mOncTor1.1, whole genome shotgun sequence sequence GAGAAAGTACTATAGAAACAATTATTTAGAAGTTTAACAGGTAAAGggaataaaatacaaaagcaattAGCTATGTATGTAAATCATACTGAAGAACAACCTGGTAGGGCAGAGACTGCTTAGACATTCACCAAACTATTTCTAATTTTCATATCagctgaactacatttcctagcTGGCCTTGCAACTGGGTGCAGCCACAACTGTGTTTTGGTCAACAGAAAGAAGGCTGAAGTAAGTGCTATTTCTGGATTTCATCCTTAAAATATACTTACAAAGggttccctctcctctctctcatctattgtCTGAATGGAAAGGACTCTAGAGGAAGCAAAGCCATGGAGAAGCTGGGCCCTACATGGCTGTGTGGGACCACCAGCACATCATATGCTCACATCATAACCCAAAACTCTAAGGCAATCCAAACTAGATCACATCACGAATAAAAAAATAACTCTTATTATGGTTACCAAACTCCAGTTTCTGGAGACTATATTAGAGTGTCTATGTCTGTAATACTAAAGTGGAGTTTAATTGAGtattaatattacatattttcaaaaatatgctAGCAAGAGTAGAAAAAAAACATGTCAATGGAAATGGAATACTCAGCAAATAGAGTTTGCTAGTGAGTCTATTCACAGCTGACCTATTGCTGCACACATACTGTGCATCCTGATAAAGGAAATGTGACATAGCAGGACATGCTAAGTGTGTAACTTTTACACTAAAACTATCCACTACTGGAATCTCATGTTCTGATTCAATTCTTATAAAAAAGTTAATTGGGCATCTGTTGATTTGACTATGAAAGGAATAAACTGGCTAGGAGACTTGGAGTGTCTGTTTTCCCTAATGATTATATTCACTATCAAAACTAACATCAATGCCTTGTAACCTACTTAGCACATCTCAGTCTCTCTCAGCCTAATTTACCCTGAGACACTAAAAAAATTCAGACTAGCTTGGAAATTAAGTAACAAAGCATAGCTACCATGGCAGGCAATGATTACACGAGCCAACCTGAGCAAGCTGGGATTCTCAACAGATAAGTTTGTTAGCTGAATTAGCAGCCACCATGCTTTTCTCATACCAGCACTTACTATATTATCTGTTTTGACATTCGGAATGTGCAAGGTAGAAATACCAATCTATAAtttaaaattgaataaataatacCTACATGCTAGGAAATAATTCCTttcaactatttttattttgctaatcCTAAGGATTCTGGaaaaagttgtaaaaaaaaaaaaatccaaacattaGCTATTTCTTAACATGACTGTAAATATGCACCATCAAATAAAATGCAACCATTTACAGTTCTAATACATAAATATGATACCAGAAATGGAAGAAGGTGGGAAAAGTAAATCATGTCTTTAGTTCATGGCAGAAAAAGTGAATGCAAGCTTTctaataggaagaaaagaaaacattctctaAATAGAAACTGTTCCTTTACTACCCCATACTCATCCAGCTTCTGAATTCTGTCTGCCTAATGTTACCATTCATTGCTACAGAAAGCAAATCCAGTGTGTGATAGCtaatactgtcaacttgacaagataaAGAATTACCGAGGGACAAATCTCTGGCAAGGAGTTTCTAGGCTGGGTTGGGGTATGAAAACCCACCCTaaagtcctggactgaataaaaaggtcAACTGAGGCCAGCATTCACTCTCTGCTCTCTGACTCTGGATACAATGAgagcctccagttcctgccacTGCGCCACCCTGCGAGCCGGAGCTGTCCCCTTCAGGCTGTCAGCTCGAACACATCTGCCTTTGTCTAGCACTGTCACAGCAGCGAGGAAAGTACTAACGCAGCGCACAGACAGTTAACAACACTGCTCCTCTGCTACAGTAAGTAAATGCCTATTTGGGCTCCAGGTCTGAAAACAGAACTTACCATAACTTACTTACTTGATGGCATAAACTCACTTGACAAGGCCTAAGTCAACTTCAATCTTTTACTGTCTCACAAGTTAACCCAGCTCCTGACTGGTGAATTGTACTTATAAACTAAAATACAAGGTTGTCAACATAAGCAAGAAGATATGAATTATATTTGCTGGACTTCCCTTAACatgtctcttttatttttcactccATGAAATCAAGAtacaacattttaattttcagtaaTGTACTTACACATTCCGGCAAGATATGGGCTTGAGAAAACCAACTTCATTTCCAGTAAAATGTGTTTCATTACCGCTGTAATCCTTACAAATTATGCTGGGTGCTGGAAAACACTgaactaaaaacagaaaaagtgaaTTTTTTTCCCTAAGGTTGGCAAAGCACAAAAGAACCTATAACATTATAACAAACTACCTCCCATTGTAACATGTGACAGAAGGCTTTAATTTAGACTGAAAGTTAAAGAATTGTATTGTATCTATTAAGTGCACTTATATGGAAGATAAATATGATAGCGGTCTCTTCATACAATAATATAAATGTCACCATACTGTTTTAGATGTGTGCATGGCCCATCTAGTTCAGTTTCTTGTCTCTGATGACAAAGAAAGAACTGCAAaatattactgttttttttttttttttaatttcacctCTAAGATAAATACTTGAATTTTTTGGCAATTATCAAGCCACTGTAACATCATCTATGGTTTATCTCTccagcttatattaattatttgtgATGACTAATCTTGACTGACAACTGGATGGGGATATAACCACCACAGAAACAAACCTCTGTGCATATCTGAGGAATTCTATGAATTAAGGCTAACGTCATTAGGAAAGACCCATCCTAAATGGGGGGCAATACCATTCCTTAGGCTGGGACTGTAGATTAAAATACAAAGGGAAAAGTGAACTGATACCAACATTCATTGCTGCTTCCTCACTCTGGACATAACGCAATCCGCTGCCGCCTGCTCCTGACTTCAGAGCATTCCTGCCACCATGGACTGTCTCCTGACACTGACTTCAGAGCATTCCTGCCACCATGGACTGCCTCCTGACACTGAGAGGGAAAACAACCCCTTCCTTTATCTATTTTTATCAGGCATTTTGACACAGCAACAAGGCAAGAAACTGATGATACTACCGTACCGTTGACAACAGCTTCCATAAATATAGTTCTATCTTGACTCCTTCTAGGTCTTTATATAGTGTTATTTCAGCATTTAGCAATATCAAGCCACACTCACAACAcaagaaataatataaacaaatagtACAGATGTTACTTTGTGGACAGGCAGACACTGTCCTAAAACTTTTACAGCCTTACGGTATACAGAAGAACTTTGAAGTAAGGATGACCTTATCTGGgttatttttgtctctttcagCTCTTGGATTCCTTGCAGGTAAAAATAACACTAAGATCACCTACATCATAGGACCACTGTGGTTAAATACATAAAACTATGTACCATAAAATATATAGCATATAGAAGGTACTcaatacatttgtttgtttgagaccaggtctcataAAGCTCAAACTACTTGTATGTGGCCAAGTTTACCTTAAAGTCCTTCATTTCCCTCACTTCCCagtcccaagagctgggattaaagacatgtgataCCATGCCTACcttaagaaacattttcttcttcaacATCCATATGCAATGTGTGTTTGTTACTAAGGATTGAATTTGGGGCCTaatgcatgcaggcatgcactCAACTTAAAAATGggaccttatttggaaataggcTCTTGGCAAATTTAAGATAACATTATTAGAGTAGGTACTAACCttttatataaaaaggaaaatggctaggcatagtggcacacatctttaatcccagcactggggaggcagaggcaggtggatctctctgagttcaagaccagtctggactacatggtGAGGTCTAGGCTaggcaaggctacatagtaagatcctgtctcaaaaacaaaacaaaacaacaagaaaaacaaaaacaaaaactggacaCATGAAGGGAGGATGTGAAGGCACACAGGGAAAATGCTGTGTGAAGATGGAGGCAAAGATTGTGTTGATGCAATTGCTAGACAAGGAATAACAAGAATCACTGGCTGACTTAGGgctcctattgctgtgaagagacacaccaccatggcaactcttataaaggaaaacatttaactggggtggctcgcttacagttgagaggttcagtccattatcatcatgcaggcagacatggtgctggagaagtggctgagagtactacatcttgcTGACAAcagaagtggtctgtctcactgggtgtgagTTGAACATatatgaaacttcaaagccagcctccacagtgacacacttcctccaacaaggccacacacactccaacaaggccacacctcctaacagtggcaattcctttgggagccattttctttcaaaccaccagactGGCTACCGTCAGAAatatggaaggaggaaaagggcaGGATTGTGCTCTGAAGCCTGAGAGGAGCAGGGCTCTGTAGAGCCCACATAAAGATGGACAGTTAGAACCAATGCTACAAAACTgccctatgacctccacatatgtgcacacctgCACTTACACATACATTgtctattgtgataaaacaccatgaccaaagctacttggggaggaaagggtttatttcagcttacagttcacagcacagtccaccactgaggaaagtcggcaggaactcaagcagggcagcaacctggagggaggaactgatgcagaaaccatggaagtgTGCTGCTTACTGCTATTCCTCATGACTTGCTTACTCTGCATGGCCATAGAGAACTAGGCCTTGCCACAcccatcatcaatcaagaaaatctaccacaagccaatctggtgggggcattttctcaactgagattccctcttctaaaatgactctagcttgtgtcaaatatTCAGTCTCTAACATAACCATATCTAAAATACCCCAAATATCTCAACTATAAGTCCCTGTAAAATCAAACATAAGTTACTTTTACTCCAAGAGGGAAGAATCAGGGTATAGTCACAATCAAATCTAAGCAAAAGCAAAGTCCAACAGTTTACTGTAAAGCTCAATGTCAGACTTCTGATAGGCCCCAAGGGGTGGGGCCTGATGGAGGCCATAGGTCACTAGGCATGGTTTTGACTCTCCTCCTCTCCAGTCtgtcctttctttgcttcctggctaaCAAAATATGAGCAATTTTCCTCTAGGCAAGCCTTTCCATCATAGTGTTTCTGTCTTACCACAAACCTAAAAGCAATGGAGCCAGCTAGGCATGGATTGATACTTtggaaaccatgagccaaaaataaacctttctttcgatttgttatctcaggtatttttattacagtaacagaaactCACACATGTGGGAAACATTTCCTTATTATGCAGCCTTGTTAGCTCTGTCTGAGACTATCTAAAATCAGGTCTTCAAGAgacaaaatagtattttttacTCTAAttatgattcttttctctcttttctgttttttgttttcttgttttgttttgttttgttttgttttgttttgttttgttttgttttgacacagagtttctctgtgtagccctgggtgtcttggaatttgctttgtggaccaggctggctcaaactcaaacacccaccctgcctctgcctctgcctctggagtgctggaggtacgctgtgaggtttcaaaatcccctACTAGATCCAGTTCACTCTTTCTGCTGCCAATCAcaatggagaactctcagcttcttctctagcaccatgtctgcctgtgtgccgccatgctccctgtcatgatgacaatggactaagcctctgaaactgtaagcaaccaccccaattaaatgttttcttaataagagttgccatggtcatggtgtcccctCGAAGCAATAGACCAGTGACTAAGATAGGAAGCAGTCTATTAAATTTCACCTAGCTTTATACATATTTAGAAAGAGAGAGGCTCCCCTCAATCATTAGAGTAAGGTGTTATCCACTATCCAAACACTTCTTTGATATATTCTGATAAGTGATACAGCTATAAAATCTTTACCATACTGTTTTTCTATGTAGGATATACTAAAGTCCACATTTCAAGTGTATAGTATTTCTTCTGTGTAATTTATTGAACAGCTTCCTGCCccttttaactctctctctcactaCAGAACCCAGGCTAGCATCAAATTCGCTATATAGACCATGATAGTCTCCAGATCATAATCTTCCTTCTCACCaccctccctggtgctggggttacaggtgtgtattgCCATATCCAGCTTCAAGTTCTTTTCCAGTAATTAAAAACACGTGTCCAAGGGTGGGGGACAGTTCAGTGAGTAAgcacacttgctgccaagcctgtcaCCCTGAACTTGATACCTGAGAACATGGGAAAAGGTCAGAACTGACTACTGCAAGGTCTcctgacctctacatatgtgtattgcatattcccagcacttacatccACTgataactccaattctaggggattcAATACTCTCTTTTGACTTCTACAGCctcctgcatgcacacagtacatatacatatacttagacacatacatatgaaacttttcaaaaattttaaataagaaaatgaaacatataaAGGTCCTAACTAGCTCGGCACCTGTGGTACTTTGAATAAAAATaccccccataggttcatatatttgaatgcttagttattaGTGAGTGACACTATATGAAAAGGattagatgtggtcttgttggaagaagtatccCTGGGGGTGGGATTGAAGGTTTTAAAAGCCCAGGCTAGACCCAATGTCttgctctctgcctgtggatctggatgaaGCTCTCTGCTACTGCTCCAGTGACATGTACTccgccatgctccttgccatgaagataatgaacttaaacctctgaaaccgtaagcagGCCCCagtaagagctgccttggtcacagtgtctcttcagagcaatacaACACTGACTATGACAGCAAACCTTTGGTAGCACACagcagtgcatacctttaatgctagcactggggaggtagaggcagaaagatcttgGTGATTCTGAGGCTTAtacagggagaccttgtcttaaaaagatttttttaaaaaaaacaactaaagaattataattatatttctataaCAAAGCTTGGGAAGTAACAGActagaaatatttaaagagttaagtatctcacacacacacacacacacacacacacacacacacacacacacctcaaaacaTTTCATCATACAATACGTACAATAGTTATGTATTCATATATCAGTTAAAgataaacttaaataaaaattaaaacacataagcTATATAAGGGGAttctaaagttttaaaataagtataaaataatagaaaacatcCTAGTTTATATCATTTAGAAAAATTGCTTTTTAACTCAAAAGAGTGGTCTAACATTGGAAGAGAATGCAAGGatacctgggttcaatcccaagcaccaAAATTAATTAGTTACCTAACCAATCAATTAATTGAATGTTCACAATTTTTAATCAGTTTCCAAATCTAAACTGTTCTGAAAACTAAACAATCATGTCTAACAcaacataaaaacacatttattaatTACCCTTAGGTGTTATTCATTGCTCCTTGAAATAGGTAAAAATCTTACCAAGTATTTTAAAGACGAGATTCTGAAAATCTTACCATGAGCTGTGTAGTTTGTACAGTTAACTGGTTCTTGTGTAGCAtcatttatttttggttctttacaaatatatgtttaaaaagttAAGGAAATATGAATTACATTTCTAGCATATAATACTATGTTTTAAATGTCTTATAACTCCTGTCGATTCACATGTACAGAGAGACTTTGAGTTTGTACTAGTCaacaaattcaaattcaaatgcaCTTTTAAACCtagggtggtggtgcatgcctttaatcccaggcatgGGAGGCAAAagcatgaggatctctgtgagctcaaggacagccagggctatggagagagaccttgtttcaaaatgaaacaaaacaaacctaaataCACTTTTAGTGTTGCTTAGATAGTAgttcaaaattaaattattatagaAAAGTCACATAAAACAAATTTTGATCAAAAGCTCTAGCAGATGATGTCATCTTCAAAGCACATCAATTAGGGAATAAACACAAAGCAACTATCACATTAAAAATcttgcagaggcaggtggatctctgtgagttccaggatagccagggatacacaggaaaaccctgtcttgaaaaaacaaaataaataaataagaaatctttaccaaattattttaagtttaaaaaaaaaaatcagtttccaGAGCTCTGGATTCAACTAATTCACATGAATTTCATATAACACACAGAGGCGAGGAAGATGCCCTTTGTTATTCCTATGCCACAAAAGCATAGCTGAGGTTCAAACTTTAAGTGGCTTATCCAGTCATGTAAATGATAGGCAGCAAAACCAGGTATCATGATTCTAAGCCTGGGACACTCTGCATCTGACTGCAGGAAGTTGGCTGTTTTCTGTGTGCTCAGTGACTTCAGAAAACCCCTCTCAATAGATGCTAAAAACAAGAAGAATGGTTTTTAAGTTtttgggtgttgttgttgttgtttggtttttttgtttttttgttttttgtttttcgagacagggtttctctgtagctttggagcctgtcctggactagctctgtagcccaggctggcctcgaactcacagagatccgcctgcctctgcctcctgagtgctgggattacaggcgtgtgccaacaccgcccagcggtttttaagttttattgtctACAGATTTTATGGTTCACACTCCAATGGAGTAGGTATGGTACATCCAAGATGTCTAGTCACAGCTTGACCCTTATTTAGGACTTCAAAATTACTACTGGAAATTTCATCGTTAGTTAGGTCATTAAGACAATGCGCAATTTTTCACCATCTCAGAGTTCTACAGGCTCCGTCCCTTCTTACCAGGGTTCAACAGTTCATAATTAGCTCAGTTACTTCTTATAAGGGCTCATGTTTTTCCTAAGACAATGCTAAACTCAGTATGTCAGAAACTCCACTCATGTTGGGATTAGCAAATTATGAGGTAGTCTGTGAAAATCATCTAATAGATGCCTTTCCTTAATTCGTATACAGATGTTACAgagttttcttaattttaacatttttattattctttcttgcTTCTGCAGGTTTGAGTATCTGTATTCAAATGTTTGAGGACTTGTGTCCGTACTCAAAGTTTTGTTCGTTCACAGTGATTTGAGTGTAACACATATTTCATCTTGTTTCTCTATTTCAATTCTGTTGTAAGACAATTCACCTAATCCTAATTCAGATTTGTCATCTGTAAATAACAACTAACACAAATGTTGTACTAATTAATATAAATGCCATTTAAGTTGGGTGCCACTGATTCTAGATGTTTTATTCATAAGAAAATAGACATAATTTTTTCATTTGGAAGCCCCCGTCCCTGAGAAGCTACTGCCCGTTGATGGCTTGCTTCTAAATTAGTGAGCCATACATAGTTTTAAGGGTGTGGTCCCAGGTAAGCCAACCAGGCTTCACTGGATAGCCACACAACTCTGAGGAAATGAGCAGCAGAAATCTGACTCCCTAGGTTTTGGTAGTGTTCtttttcttgggggtgggggggagacgAAGTTAAGAGGAAGTGAGAGGGTGGAAGCCTATCTGGAAGGAGTTAGTTAGTCGCTGTGAATATACTCAAAATCCATTGGATGAAACTCTCACAAAGTATTAGCacaaatattacatttaaaaatatctaggaggatctcttattttaaaacatataagaaTAATTTGTCTAAGATCACAAAGTGAAGCAGTCAATTGCCTGGCAGTCCATCTGAGGCTGGCTGGAGGTGATATATGTAACGTTAATGACAAATGAGAACCATGCACTGGCTCACTAGTAATATTTTGTCTTCCTCAACGCCTGCAAACTTTGAGGGAGGCTTCTATCAATTTCTGCATTTCTAGAATCTGGGCAAAGcctgtgattgtgtgtgtttgaataAGCGAGCGCACCGGTAAAACACACGGTCCATGAGAAAAAGGAAGTGCCAACCACTAGTCGGTCCAGGGTGAGAGCACACGGTGCTCGGCCCTCCGACCCCACAGCCCTCCTCACCTCCCGGGGTCCACGGGTCACTAGAGCCGCAGCGGAGGCCCCGGTGCCCATCCCACCGCCCCGGGTCCCGCTGAGCGCCTGAGAGGCGATTTCCGGAGGATATTGTCCCACTCTGAGGTCCTCACACTTGGGCGTCTCCTCGCTCCCGACAGCGCCAGAGGCAGCAGCCCCCCAATGTCCCGCGGCGACCGTCACTAGCCACAGAGTGCGGAGGAGGCCGGGAGGCGCCGCTGCTGGGGAAGCCCGACCCGCGGGCCAGGCGGCCGCCATGTTGGGCTCCGCGTCCTCGCGCTTCCGGTTCCGCCTTCGAGACGAGGAAAGGCCTTAAAGGGGCCTGGCTCCAATAGGGCAGCTCAGGTCTTTGGAAACCTGCTCCCTGGGGTAAACTGGCACAATCACACAGtcgagattttttgtttttaaatgttttcttttctttttcttttttcttttcttggtttttcgaatcagggtttctctgtagctttggagcctgtcctggacgagctctgtagactaggctggcctcgaactcacagagatccacctggctctgcctcccaagtgctgggattacaggtgtgcaccaccactgcccggcttaaataTGTTTTCTTGTCATACTTgctcaggggccatgctaatTTGTGTATCGTTCCAATTTCAGTATATGTACTGCCAAAGTAAACATGGGAATTAAAagaatgataatgataataataataataataataataataataataataacaacacaccaggtcagggagatggctcagtgtaagGGCACTTACTTGTTCCTGAGCCTGACATTCTAAATTCAATTCttaggacccacaaggtggaagaagcAAACTGAttcctacaggttgtcctctgacctccaaatgtgtgcagtggtacacataaataaaatgagtatagtaaaaaaa is a genomic window containing:
- the Tm2d1 gene encoding TM2 domain-containing protein 1; protein product: MAAAWPAGRASPAAAPPGLLRTLWLVTVAAGHWGAAASGAVGSEETPKCEDLRVGQYICKEPKINDATQEPVNCTNYTAHVQCFPAPSIICKDYSGNETHFTGNEVGFLKPISCRNVNGYSYKVAVALSLFLGWLGADRFYLGYPALGLLKFCTVGFCGIGSLIDFVLISMQIVGPSDGSSYIIDYYGTRLTRLSITNETFRKTQLYP